The sequence below is a genomic window from Candidatus Eremiobacterota bacterium.
TTTACAAGAGACCTGTTGCATTTCGGCTCCCCGATGAGGTGATTGATCACCTGAAGGTCATGGCCGAGGAGCAAAACATGCTCCCGAGCCACCTGCTGGAAAAAATCATCCTGGAATACCTCGGGACCCCCGAGGCAGGAAT
It includes:
- a CDS encoding CopG family transcriptional regulator, whose amino-acid sequence is MVCTQKRQTGERVYKRPVAFRLPDEVIDHLKVMAEEQNMLPSHLLEKIILEYLGTPEAGIAI